Proteins from one Triticum aestivum cultivar Chinese Spring chromosome 7A, IWGSC CS RefSeq v2.1, whole genome shotgun sequence genomic window:
- the LOC123151748 gene encoding uncharacterized protein, producing MALPDELLEEIFLRLPAAADLARASTACVSFRRVITGHPFLRRFRTLHPPSLLGILCGGLIPAQPPHPSAAAAATYADADLSCSFMPPPRDRWRHRDGRALFSPALEGIGGDYSPSHLVTEFAVCDPLHRRYLLLPALPDLLVGQVHRPDIVDCEAFLAPPGPDDVGADWSSFRVMYLVRCTAKLLLFVFSTCAGQWLANPVTVDVFRCGAALHRFYAHGCFYWEVFRSNKLLVLDARRIEFSTVDLPPPPGPDVRKMAIVEAGGGRLGMLTISEHPEPGADHLLYAVQSKDVNGRNQWQSKSVIYLPENYRYGIMGVAGGYLLLTGYPEDDMPISYFSLNLQNFQVECFCQTGDKVIFGDLYADLPPSLSPPTL from the coding sequence ATGGCGCTCCCAGATGAACTTCTGGAGGAGATCTTCCTCCGCCTCCCCGCGGCCGCCGACCTCGCCCGCGCCTCCACGGCCTGCGTCTCCTTCCGCCGCGTCATCACCGGCCATCCCTTCCTCCGCCGGTTCCGCACCCTCCACCCGCCGTCCCTCCTCGGCATCCTCTGCGGCGGCCTCATCCCCGCCCAGCCGCCCCACCCTTCCGCCGCAGCGGCAGCCACCTACGCCGACGCCGACTTGTCGTGCTCCTTTATGCCCCCACCCCGCGACCGCTGGCGCCACCGCGACGGCCGCGCCCTTTTCTCCCCCGCCCTCGAGGGGATCGGCGGCGACTACAGCCCTAGCCACCTGGTCACGGAGTTCGCCGTCTGCGACCCCCTGCACCGTCGTTACCTCCTGCTGCCTGCCCTCCCCGACCTTCTAGTCGGTCAAGTCCATAGGCCGGACATCGTGGACTGCGAGGCCTTCCTCGCTCCTCCTGGCCCTGACGACGTTGGGGCTGACTGGTCGTCATTCAGAGTCATGTACTTGGTGCGGTGCACAGCCAAGCTCTTGCTCTTCGTCTTCTCCACCTGCGCCGGACAATGGCTCGCTAATCCTGTTACAGTTGACGTGTTTCGATGCGGGGCGGCGTTGCACCGCTTCTACGCCCATGGCTGCTTCTATTGGGAGGTTTTCCGGTCTAACAAGTTGCTCGTGCTCGATGCGCGCAGGATAGAGTTCTCCACTGTTGACCTCCCGCCTCCACCTGGCCCTGATGTGCGAAAGATGGCCATTGTAGAGGCAGGAGGAGGAAGGCTTGGGATGCTTACTATCTCTGAGCATCCTGAACCTGGTGCAGATCATCTCCTGTATGCCGTACAGTCTAAGGATGTGAATGGCAGAAACCAGTGGCAATCCAAGTCAGTAATTTATTTGCCGGAAAATTATCGCTATGGCATCATGGGTGTAGCTGGTGGATACTTACTCCTAACTGGGTATCCAGAAGACGACATGCCAATCAGCTATTTTTCACTGAATCTCCAGAATTTTCAGGTTGAGTGCTTCTGTCAGACTGGTGATAAAGTCATTTTTGGTGACCTGTATGCCGATCTCCCACCGTCCTTGTCCCCACCAACTCTTTGA
- the LOC123155013 gene encoding uncharacterized protein, with the protein MALPDELLEEIFLRLPAAADLARASAACVSFRRVIAGHPFLRRFRVLHPPPLLGILCWDLTPAQPPHPSAAAAATYADADFSCPFLPPSPGRWCRRDVRDGRALFSPRLREGSDPCSTRAGWSSPLSTYHLHLALI; encoded by the coding sequence ATGGCGCTCCCGGATGAACTCCTGGAGGAGATCTTCCTCCGCCTCCCCGCGGCCGCCGACCTCGCGCGCGCCTCCGCGGCCTGCGTCTCCTTCCGCCGCGTCATCGCCGGCCATCCCTTCCTCCGCCGATTCCGCGTCCTCCACCCGCCGCCTCTCCTGGGCATCCTCTGCTGGGATCTCACcccggcccagccgccccaccCTTCAGCCGCCGCGGCGGCCACCTACGCCGACGCAGACTTCTCCTGCCCCTTCCTCCCCCCGTCCCCCGGCCGCTGGTGCCGCCGCGACGTCCGCGACGGCCGCGCCCTTTTCAGCCCCCGCCTCAGGGAGGGCAGCGATCCGTGCTCGACACGCGCAGGATGGAGTTCTCCACTATCCACCTACCACCTCCACCTGGCTCTTATATGA